The DNA window TGATTAGATTGGGGTATTTTCAGTTAGTATTCCCTCAGGATGAGGTGGAGCGTAAGTGTCCTTCTCATTGATTAAAGTACATTGAAAGCATtccctgtgaaacaaatgtcatttctgcagaaaataagataaatagaaaaaaataaaactcttcaGATCTTGACGcactttgaagaaaaaaaagaaaagaaaaaaagaattgaatTGCTCAATGAAATGACGCTCACCCTCTCCCCACGATGAGTCGCAGCGCCTCCAGGTTGCCATGGTAGGCGGCCCACAAGGTGGGTGTCATCCCATCTTCATCAGGTGCGTTCAGCTCCTTCCGTGTCGCCTCCTTCAGCACGGCCAGGTAGCCGTCCCGGGCCGCCCGGTGGTACCGGTCGTTCATGGCGGCGCCTTGGGCTCACTCTGAGTCCGGTCCCATGGGGGGTGTGGAGGGGTCGCCCCGTTATTCAGGCAACTTTACGTCCTGGACGCAGCGTGACTGAGCAGCGGGCGGTTGGGGAGACGCGGGGCGGCATCACGGACTGGTTACCAACACGACGCTTTCTGGTTGTCAGGGAGGggcgggggagggggcggggttatGTGCGGTAGACACGCCCCTTGATAATATAAACGCTGTAGCAGGATaaaaagaatagaatagaatcaGTAGTAGTCgtgaaacattttaaactaCTAACTTGTTTATTCTTCTGTTGACtatataatactgtattaaaTAAATTCTGGCCCTAAGCTGATATTATTTGACAAGGATGGAAAAAGACTCCGAAGTCCATCTTGATGCTCTCTACATTTATACAGTAAGTAAGGTTTTCATCATTATTCATAAATCCTaaatgattttatatatttatatttgtaaatcATCATGTAGATGAATATCAGCACTCAGGTGAAGAATAAAGAATATGTTTGATGATGTCAAGAGCTCATTATAATATgagctttcattttttttgtttcattgtatttttctccaaaaaaaatatatactgatAACAGTCTCAGCAGTAACCGTGGCtacattcatatttattatgCAGCAACCTAGAATTCCATATACTGTTAATATTTCCCTGAGATAGTCGACAATGCATGAAAAGAACATGCTTGACCACGCAGTGAATTATTTATCACTAATCCACCATACATAATACGCTGCAATTCAAATTGATGAGCTGTGTCTGCATATGAATCCACAGGAGAGTATTGGCCAGACTAAATGGTACACAGTACACACTAGTGCAAAGTTGACTGCCATTTACCATCAATCTTGTGTCAGCAGCTGTGGTATCTAGACATACACACCGTCATTACCGGACGTCTGTTCCAGTAGTATGACCCATAGGTAACCTTTGGATCTGATATATCCACTAACTTTAAAGAAGGCCTTGAAAGCCCTGCATTTTCATCTTGTCTGTTTACCAAATATGATGTCAGAGCCAGGAAACATATCTGAGTAGCACTAACCAGAAGATCATTTCAACCATCCGTAAGACTGAGGCCAGCCACCAAAATAATAAAGCTCATCTAGGCTGCTTGTAAATGGAATCTCGACCCATCCACTGGGAGGTTCCGTCGCATCAAGATAATGCACGTTATTCACTTCACCTGTCAGAAGTTATAACCTAATGTCTAATTGGCACAACTCAACCAGCGTTGGGATCCCTCAGGAGCAGTTTGAAACCCCCTCTAGAATGTTGTCACTATGAATGCACTTCTGAAAATGGATAGAGTGGATCGAAAGTTCTCAGCCTAAAGCAATAAACATTTAGCTGATCAATTATAGATTACATCTACTATAAAGTTTAAGTCAACCATTGGATGAATTTATCTTTCCCATGTTTCAGCCTTACATTATGAATCCATGGAATTTAAATGCATCTGCTGTGCATTAAAATTCTTGATATGACCTTTTCATGTGATGTTGTATGTTCTCATCTGTTGTCAATGCATTACCTTCAGTACGAGATGATCGCCACAACCACAGTTTGGAGCGTGTGGGATGTGAAGAGATGTACTGCTGTGGATGTGGGCAGCAGCAACACGCATGACCACCAAGACATTTGCATCCATTTGAATTTACCACATTACTCGAATTTTAGTACCACCTCACCTTTCTGCCAGATGGCAAGAGTGATTTTACGTCACAATCTTAAAAGACAGATTTGCTAAATAAAGCAAggtgatgtaaaaataaaataaaataagaggcAAAGCTGTGATATATAGATGTTCTCTTAATGGGCTGATACATGCAAAATGAGCTGTATTATCATTTACATTTGAAACTGAAACTCGACTGTATCACCAGCTGCTACTTGAGACAAACAATGATAAGAGTGATTAAATTTTATAAGTCAGTTCCTGGTGTGGACTGTACTCAAACAATGACACAACATGGTACACAACCAACTGATAAacactttcaaagtaaaatatcGTCTTtggcttcaagaaaaaaaaaaaagcttgcagGTTGTCAGAGACTCTGTGGACGTTGTTTCATCAGACGTTGGCCAGGTTGTTTTAGTCGGGTCAAAGTTCAAGTGACACAACCTGAGAATAGGTGCAAGTGAAAAGTACACATGATAcctgtttctttttctatgAAAGGTATGTTGTTATTAATCTAGTGAACTGTGACCACACCCACGCCAGTATTGGAGGCGGATCAGAAGGCGTAGCGGCACATTTCGGCCACATGCCCACACACGTTGAACGGCAGGAGATCAGTTTGAATGCCTGGGAGAAAACTCTGGAAACTGGattcaaaagagaaaaataatacaAGGGAGGtttaaagaaaagtatttttagaagaagaataaaaaaagatgaacatGAACTCAGATCctggagtgatagagatggatTCCACCTGGAGGACAACAGAAAACTCTTGCAGTGATGAGCCACTCAGTGGCACAGAACATCAGATCCAGGCGCCAGAGCTGGATCCCATGCTGGTTTGGGTTCCCAGTGGCAGACGTCTGATATCTGGACTGCTGGGTCTTAACGTGGTCCTGCTGGGAGCTGCCCTATTGGCAGGGCAGGCTTTCAACCCTGATGGCCTAAGGCATCAAGAGCCCCTGGTATTCATGCTGCTCCTGATGGGGGCCAGCTTGATTTGGATGCTGTGGTACCTGCTGTGGGCCAGGAAACAACCTGACATATGTCCACACAAAGACCACCATGCCGGGGGGATCACTGTCGTTTGTAAGTTCCCATGTAATATGAAAAACGCAGGCATTTGTTTTGGATCATGTAATGAAatattcctcttctctttcactgTGGTTCAGTGGTCCTCCTGCTTTTTGCTGCTTTCAGTCTGATGCTCTATATCTGCAAGACTGGTTATTTGATCAGCATGAAGGAGTGTAAACCTGCTGTTAAAGTGCTCGCTCCCTTCTTTGAAGCACCGTTTCTCACACTGCAGGTAATGATTTAAAATCCCCGGGGTAAAAAATCACCGCCTTGTTGTCTAAAAGGGACACCAGGTTCTTACAACGAAATATGCTGAGCAACCTGAAAGGGTATAAATAGAGAACGCTGTGAAGTTACAGATTTTCATAAGGTTATCCTGTGATATGTAGGATTATAAgtaattagaattttttttatacatatatttttatataaaagaagattttatatataaaactgAGATATAAGGAGTAAAACATATCATGAGCAGAGTTAATGTTCTACTAAATAAAGGTCAAGAGGAAATAGAAATGGAGGTACGATATCTCAGATATGCAGAGAGCCAATTGTGTTGATAAGTGTTGAATTTAATTCCCAGTGAATTTCTATTAATGGGTGAGAAATGTGTTATTTCTTGAATATTGTTACTctagtcaaagaaaaaaattaatgtaagtATTAAAAAATCTTAATTCAACTTGGTTACATTCTTACACTTTGTTTAAAATACTTTCATAGCTGGATAATCTATGGTGTAATCCCTACTGTTAAACCCAAGAGGTAGTTTATAATAAAAGTTTATGAGACtcacaaaatgtaaaatctgtGTTTCACTTCTCTCCtgaatgcaaaaaacaaaacagatttcaaTATGTATGCTTTTAACTAAACACTCAAATCTATTTATCTATAGCATTTACAACAAGATTATTTGAAGTAAGGCTTGATAAATTccattttttcccttttatcataaataagtgttctgtttgaatatttcttttgCAGACATATTTACTGTGGGCTCACTCCAAAGACTGCATTCACAGGCACAAGATAATCACCAGGTGCTTCGGTCTACTACCGTTTAAACATTAATTATTACGATTGGGACTGCAAACAAGCATTATTCCATTATTGATTAATCTGATGACTCTTTACTTAAGGTCTTGTATGTgttttaatttctatttcttttcctttacgTTCGATGTAGATCCGGCCTCATGTTGATCCTCTCGGCCGACCTGCTGCTGTGGCTGAACACGGTAACGGAGGAAACCATCCATGAGGAGATCGAATtcgaaaaagaaaacatgcttACTTTCAGCAACATAAAGTCATTTGAAGTGAACATCTCTGAATCATTAGGTAGTTAATTTAAGTTGGATCTAGTCATACACCCCTGCTTttaactgtatatataaatatatatatataaaatgtatatattttaagtATATTCCTCCATGCATGCCTCCAGGAATCTCCAACGAGACACTCTGTCAGTGCAGTGCAAGTGCTGCCTGTCTCGCCTTCAGAAAAGGAATTGAAATCATTTATCCCTTCAACATGGAGTACTACCTGATGGCGGGCTGTATGATCTACGTGATGTGGAAGAACGTGGGTCGCAAGATGACTGCTAGTCAACACCACATTACTGAGAAACTGACTGTGCGTATTATCTTCCAAGGTGGGATTATATACGGCATTGTGTTTGGCGTCCTGGTCCTCATAGCAGGAGCGACCATCTTCATTCTCTACCAGATTTGGGTGAGCCAGCCGCAGCTTCGCCTCACTGCCTTCCTGATTTTTTACGGCTACCACATAGTGGTCATGCCTATCATGTCTCTTTGCTGCCTGGCTGGGATGTTGGTACACAGGCTGGAGAGAAGGGCAGATGAGGCAGGACACAACCCAACACGTAGCCTGGATGTGGTCCTCCTTGTTGGAGCAGCTTTGGGTCAGCTAGCACTATCTTACTTCTCTCTGGTGGCGGCCCTAGCAGTAGGAACCCAAAGGCCGCTGGGAGGCCTCGACCTATCCTACTCCCTCCTCAGTCTAATGGAATTAATCCTTCAGAATATCTTCATCATTGAGGGCCTCCACAGGCACCCGAGTCTCCTTGCCAAGAAGAAATCCAAGCAGAAGAAAAGCATATTCAAGGTAAATTCCCCCCGTATCCTGCATTCTGCTGTGTTGACTTCCAATAATGACTGAAATGGTTTTGTTTGGTCTAACAGTCTAAGAAGAAGGTTTCTGCACCAGTGCAAGAGGAGAAGAGGACAGATCTTTCTCTACTTGAAAGGAATGCATCAGCTGCTGCTCGAAAGCCAGATCAAAAAAACTCTGGGACAAAAAGAGCAATCAGAGAAATCTGTGCTTTTCTCATCCTTTCTAATATCATGGTAatagtttctttttaaaaaaatagtaaaaaaagaaTGTACAATCCTTTCTTGTTTCTGCATTTCTGTGATGCAtccctctttcctctccttgCAGCTGTGGATCATCCCTGCCTTCGGAGTCCACCCTCAGTTTGAGAACGGCCTCGGGAAAGAGTTTTTTGGTTTCTCTGCTTGGTTTGTTCTGGTAAACCTCGGCCAGCCACTCTGTGTTTTCTACAGGATGCACTCTGTGGCAGCTTTGATGGAGATCCTCATCTCTGCTTAAGAAGCAGCACGGACTGCATGACAATTATAGTAGAAATGAGCaatatttctaaaatatttcGTTTATTTATGCCATGTGGACAACTCCGGACACTTTTGGTTTGATAGTGCTGATTGTGGTTTTGGCCCTTTGGTTATACTTgatataatgaataaaacagagaGAAGGGTAATTTTAAACAGCATTATTGTAGTCCTGGCAACATCACAACAATCTCCTACTGCACAAAATGAAAGCTGATTTTGGCAGCTTGGAATTGAGAAAGTTTGACAAAGATTTTGAACTAAAAGTTCATCAACCAGGATTAACACCTGGAGGAAAGTGTGAAACCATAAGGCTTTTATAAACCATTAATGCACACCATGTTGGCATGATACCTAACTATAACATATGACTGTGATGCTCTGATGCATGCAATTTCTACAGAGTGCTTTTTATGAAAATGCTTTACATGAACTTCCTTTGATTCAGTCTGATCAGTTTTTAATTCAGCATGTAAAAGATTGTATTTACACCCTGAAacaacacatatacagtactgccATTTGTCCCCCATCAGATCCTGTTTAGTTCCCTTTCAGCAGAATCTAAAAGGTGTCAGTACAAAAATATGAGTATCCTGACACAGACGGACGAAAAGCAACGACTGTGTTCTAACATTAGTGACAAATCTAATTTCACAGCTCTTCTGTCAGATTGAATGACCACCTGGTGCTGCCTTGACTGTGTCTGCTAACAGTACAGGATGTATATGCGACATGCTGTAACTTGGTCCAGTTGTCAGGACGATCCCattctatttatttaacaaCAAACAGGGCTGATTTTGTCTCTTGGTTGAGTACGTGAAAATCCAGATATCCTCAGAGGCTCTAAATCCTCTGGATCTCAAAAAGTCTTATGTCCGTGTCGTACCAGATGGGCGGATCCACGTTACTGCAGAAGAAGAGAGTCAGGGAGGAGAAAAGCTTTAAGATCAGGCTGTGACATCCAAAAGTTGACTCAAAACTTGTCAAGCTGGTTTGAAGTTTGTTTGTACAGGGTAATCCGCCAGAATGATTCACTGTCACTTCAGCCGTAGACACAATGTGGAGCATTGGTAAAGCAAGAACCCTTTTAATGTACCGGTAGGTTAAGAGATACCCATTTTTACCAGTTTCTTAGACTTTCTTAGGACATAATCCATAAAACctgacataaaaatgaattattatCAAGGTATTGAATGTGTGTAATGTGGTGCCAATCAATTTGGATCAAGACACTTGTGCTCAACAGTAGCCTTGTAACCAATTTAACAATCTATGTAATTAAGTATAAAAAAGCAATATGTTACACTGTCTTGTCTGAAATTACTGTTATCAGACCACCTCCCTCCTACTCTGCTTACTCTATTATAAGACACGGTTCAACCTCTGCCTTTTCACATCCGAAACATAACTGCTTGGATTGTTTACCGTAAATAAATGACTCCCCACATGTATGTGCGGAACCAGATAGTTGTGCCAGCGTTCGCTTGGTACTTCCTGATGAGGATGGGATGAGGGACAGGCAGCAGGCCGACCAGTGTACCGTGCTGCAGAAACTTCAGGATTTCTGACTCATCTGTCAAACCcctgagggagaaaaaaaaggcttaAACTGGAGGATTGAAGATAAATTCATACTTATATGGAATGGAATGGTTGCATGAATGGGGGTCATCAAAGTTTTGATCTTGTAGAGATGTAATTCCTGATCAGGACAGAGCATTTAATGAACTAAAgggctgaagggaaaagcaaagATATTGAAATTCCAATGGAACGAAAGTAACTCTATTAAATACATGATTCCAATCTTAAAGTTTTGGTGCACCCTGTAAATCCATTTCctaatttcttttaaaagccCCATTCATCTCATTTGGCATGTCTCATATACGTATGGCATGTGTTGGTATCACTGCATTAGGGATAACCGAAGTTCTCACTTGTCAATACAAATCTTCTCCACCTGAGGAACCAGCACTTGTAACAGCCGCATGATCGTCTGTAGAGGAAGCCTCGCTTTCCATGACAGCACCTGAGACACAGGCAGCGTCACGAGGAAGGACTGTACTATTCAACAAAGTGTCCTGCAGATAGACTATTAAAAACTATAGACTAAAGAGTCTTCCGCTGACCCAATCCGGAGTGGCGCTccaagctgctgctgatgacaCGCTCGACAATCGGCTCCTTCCTTCTTCTGACTCCGAGTGATAGACCtgacaaaaagataaaaacaaaaactgaaacacttgaactgcagaaaaaaacagacaaagcagGAGTGACTTCTATGCACCTCGTGGTCTTTGTCCGAGTTGGACTCCATGTTGCTAGCTCCGGCTACAGCGCTGTTGACAGCAGTTATCCGTGAGGACTCAGAATGCGGCACAGCAACCATGGTACCGTCTTGACTCACCTGGGCTTTTTCCGTTATCTTATCAATACCTAAAAGGATCTTAGAGATTCTTCATTCTGAAAACACTGAACATGTTTGTGACAATATGTAGAGATATAGCCTCATACCTGGAGTAGCCTCTAAGCTGGTTTTGAGTAAGCCACCCTCAGCTGGTACAGCGGGCCTAGGGCCCCCGGATGATTCTGGAGCTACAGAGTTGTTCCTAGAAATCCCAGAGCTTTTCTTCCTCTGTAGGGCCTTTTGAATAGAGGCTGTGTCGGACGGCAGGTTGGCCAGCTGGTGGAAAACACTGCGCTTTCGGATGATGGCGTACACCAGGTTGTAGTTACCTGCCAGGGAGATTTACAAGTTGGCAGCAGCCG is part of the Antennarius striatus isolate MH-2024 chromosome 21, ASM4005453v1, whole genome shotgun sequence genome and encodes:
- the LOC137588833 gene encoding proton channel OTOP3-like; this encodes MNMNSDPGVIEMDSTWRTTENSCSDEPLSGTEHQIQAPELDPMLVWVPSGRRLISGLLGLNVVLLGAALLAGQAFNPDGLRHQEPLVFMLLLMGASLIWMLWYLLWARKQPDICPHKDHHAGGITVVLVLLLFAAFSLMLYICKTGYLISMKECKPAVKVLAPFFEAPFLTLQTYLLWAHSKDCIHRHKIITRSGLMLILSADLLLWLNTVTEETIHEEIEFEKENMLTFSNIKSFEVNISESLGISNETLCQCSASAACLAFRKGIEIIYPFNMEYYLMAGCMIYVMWKNVGRKMTASQHHITEKLTVRIIFQGGIIYGIVFGVLVLIAGATIFILYQIWVSQPQLRLTAFLIFYGYHIVVMPIMSLCCLAGMLVHRLERRADEAGHNPTRSLDVVLLVGAALGQLALSYFSLVAALAVGTQRPLGGLDLSYSLLSLMELILQNIFIIEGLHRHPSLLAKKKSKQKKSIFKSKKKVSAPVQEEKRTDLSLLERNASAAARKPDQKNSGTKRAIREICAFLILSNIMLWIIPAFGVHPQFENGLGKEFFGFSAWFVLVNLGQPLCVFYRMHSVAALMEILISA